The genomic stretch TTCCCTTCACCCTTCCCACCCGAACATTTGCTGTATCTGAAGCCCAGAGTGCACctagactgaaaaaaaaaaaatccaaaatgtgTGACCATATATAGCATCATGTCCTCAACAACCAGAGGACAAAAAGTCTCAGCAAAGAGTTTCAGCTGCCTGACAAAACAAATTCATTAGCAAGTGCTTTAAAAATGCTGAACTAAAAGTGACCCAGACAGGCCTTTTTTACTGCTCTACAGTATCATCAGTCTGCTAACAATGTAAACGACTATCAGACTATATAAAACTAGTCCCTGAATTGAAAGAGGGGGCAAATAGTACACTTGTCAGCAGGAGTCACTTTGTGTCTTTATTCAGGAAATAGGGTATGAAAGGAGGTATATTCTCATAAACGCGCAATGTTTTGTAATCAAATCAAAAGAAGAcactcttgattttttttttcttaaatttgatttttttttggactcTTTAGTCCTTATCAAAAGCAAGACACCAACTAAGAGGTGAGAGctctgacaacaacctggaatAGCATGGTAAATACCTGATTTTACTCTTGTTTTGCAACATTGTGTGTTATTTACCTTTTGGGGACTAATAtaggaaaataaatgaataataataaaaactgaaagaatGCTGTATATTAGTCCACAAAGGGCAAATGAAAAGACATTAGCATCCTTTACTGTATAAGCCTTTATTTGTAAAAAGTCGGTTGTTTGAATGATAACCCTTTTTATACCACATACTTGAACACCTTGTAtttgtaaaaaacacattttgttcaaACACCTAAAAAAGCTGATTGACACTATAACATTAATTTGCActgacgaaaaaaaaaacaaacaaaaatatacaaCTTCATACTACACAAATGTTGATTCCAATGAGTACTGATACTCCCAAATGAAATCAAACACCTTATTAAACAACTGAATCAAATAAGCGCCCAATGTGAACGAAACGATTACAGTACAAAAAaccaaatgcattttttttcttccagtgccAGAATATCAGATGGATTACATTTCCTTCTTatgataaaacaacaacaacagtaagAATAACAATCCATAATAACAAATGCAACAAATACGATAAATCAGAAATTAACacagaaatgaataaaaaatcATTTACTAATTGTACTGAAAAATAAATGGGCTGTTGATTTTAtgggtttctttctttttatctttctttttttttgttgccaaaTACTGGTCCAAAGAGGGAGGTACAGTATGTGTAACTGGGAATCAGCACAGCTTCTTTGCAACTATCCTCATACAGTAATTAACAAAAGACTGATAACCAGAGGCAACGTATTAAagaggaaatacagggaaacaCCCACTCAAGTGTGCAATCACATGGCTTACGTTCAGATGCTACTGGCGAGCATCCTTTACATCCTTTGTAGTTGAAGGGGCATTTGATGTGGATGCTTTAATGCCGAACCTGATAAAACTACAGCATGCACTTGGTGCATCTATTCCAAATTGTGTgatttacagtaaatacatCTTCATATAAGTAATATAAATGTCGATGATTCGGCGGGGGAATTACGGCACGTATACGTCCCAGTTGTTACGTTTGTCCTCCAGTTTGTTTCACAAGGTTTAATAGAGCTGGCTGTAAAACAAGTGCAATTTGAGCATGTAAACACtggatctttctttttttttcctggctgTGGAGATGGAAtcggagggtgtgtgtgtgtggattttagaaaaaacatgtgaaaataaAACCTTTCAAAACTCATGTCATGCAAAACAAAACCTACAAGGTACACACAAAATAATGAACGCACCAACAGCAGGTCATCTAACAGCGAGGAGCGTGTCAGCCGTGTTTTGCTCACATGGGTTGGGTTTCACTCTATGATCTATATGATCTATAACTTTTCATATGTTAGGTCCCACCTGGTAGTTATGGCACAATGTGAAATGGTATCTAAGATGGCTCCAACCTTTACATTTACccatgtattttttatgaatACTATCAACCTGCACTGACTTCTGCAACTGAGCAGCTGCACTGGGGCAAATGGCTAAgtgccttgctcaagggcacaCGTGACTGTCTTATTGAGGAACAGGAAAGAACATCCCACTCGCCTTCTTAAGGCAACCCTGCTCCTCTAGCCTCTATAAGCCAGCTAGCCTATCATGCCCTTTGTTTTTCCGAGTCGTGGACGATAGCGTGATTTGTTGACGGCTGAGGTGAATGCAGCAGGTCTGCCGTGCTAGCATCAGATCAGTCCGTCGTCTCCACGCTCCGAGCCACCATCCACTCCTTCACTGTGAGAGGACTGTGTGTCAGTTTCTCCATTATTTTGTTCACACCGTTGTATTTcttgtgtttcattttttttttcaggtttcgTTTGCAGAAGTATGCCAATGCTAGAGAAGCTGTCCATGCCATTAGCAGTGAGGCTAGCTGGTATTACGAACTGCCATGTTTTTGTTCATGCATTAAGAACTATTAAGTGAAAGATAtcatatttacagtacaattCACATGTAATTACACATATACACTAGAGGCAAGAAAATTCACATTGAAATCAGTTCAacacttttttcccctcctccacTCTTTGAACATATGTGTCAAAAGAAATGTATCTTCTCTTTCTCATATAAGCAAATATcctaaaataaaagcataaaacAGAAGATGCTCACACCTTTTTAGGATGAATGTGCTGATTTCGTGTACAGAAAGCAGGTAATACATGTTCTGACTGAAATGTGTGGTGGAAACATTTACTGCGAGCATGCAAGGGCTGCTAATGTTTCTCCTCCATAAGTGCATGGAGTTCATTAAAGATATGCATCTACCATTTTAACAAAGAAATAAGACCTAATTATAggcatgttttcatttctgggAATTAAACCAACCTGGATGACAATTTGATAATTTGCATTACAAAAAAATACTGTACTGTAaatactgtactgtaaaatttcatttttttttcttttttagccaAAGATGATCCATTGATTGACCTAAAAAAATGATACAAACATATTTGGTTGCCCATATTGTTACAAACTTGAGCTGGAACCTCATCTGGCCTCATAGTCTGACTGAACTTCTTGTGATCCACCATACTCCATTTTAACAGTTTGACAAGCTTAGTGTGCAGACTTGGATGAAAtgatgcaaaataaataaataaataaataaaaaatacccaAAATAACATTTGCTTTGTTCAAAAAAATGGCTACCTGTAACATAAATGTGAAATGTGCACATCTGAAATATCCTTAACTCAGTGACCCAcatcatatataaatataccgATCAGGGAGTAATCTATTCTGTGGGAGTGCAATCAAAGCGCTCTTCATCtgattgctaaaaaaaaacacctagcAGAAAGACAATCATACCTATTGATGATGTCATAAAGTTAGAAATGCAGCATACATATCACAGGGATGTATAGAATGACTTAAAGGGGAACTCCAGCAGTTTAACACTTCAGAACCAGTTCACATGTATTGAAAGGGGGCGTATCACTGCATGTAAGAATCCTGCACTTTGGGGTGTACACTAAATATCGCTCCTATATGAAATGCTCTCATGAGTCCACTTCTGTGTACAGTTTATTGGGAACTTTGAGgactgtctgttttttttttttttaatttggcaaCTTTTGGAGAACTCTGTGTTTACCACTCCAGCTCTGACGGTTACTAATACAGATGCTACACATCACTATACAGCCAGCGTTAGAGCTGAGAGTtggtaaaacttttttttacatctgtttTTTGCTGATTGTCGCCTTCTTCATAAATAATAACTTTACATTTCACTATGTTTGGGCCACATGTCGAGACATCAGAGCgctcagctgcacacacaaacataaactcactgccttcctcttcatcttaaATACTTTCTGTATAATTTCAAAGATTGCTCTATATTTAAAGGtgatctttcttcttctttttatttattttttgttttcatatatatagatttttttgtttccaaccataaaatgtcaacaaaaaagTACCAAACTTGGGTCACAGCTTGGGCCACATCACAGAACAAACTTCACGATGAGTTAAGGAGACAAATTGTTTTCTAATCAGTATTCCATTTTGAAGACATCTTATGCATACAACATCACTTCTGCTCCAGAGGGGAGGTCTTATTTCTGATGATAAATTAACCCCTTATCTTGGAGcccctccatcttcttcttgtgCCCACATGTTGGTGTAAATTTCCCTCTTTTCTGTATAttcaacactgtgtgtgtgtgcagtacgtTTGACTGTGAAGCAGAGGTGGCACCAGGAAGATGCACTTAGGCTGAAGATAAAATAACAGGTAAGactgtaagtttttttttgctctttcctGTCCTCCCTACAATGCCATTTAAGGCTTTGACTTAACATTTATGTCTAAAACTGGCTACACAACTCGATTTGGACTCAGAGACTCACAGATTATCAAGCCTGATTTTCccaataataaacaaatatctAGGTCctacagtaccccccccccccccctttgtaAATGAACCTGAGCATTGGAAATGCAgtgtctgaaaaaaaagaatgcataTGGATTATAGGCCTTTTGGTTGTTGTTTCATTTAAATCATGGCTGTTTGTCCCCAAGAATCGCTTCATCTTTCCTGTCGTTTCTGATCCTTCAGGGAGTTCGGAGCTTTAACGGGATGGCACTGAGTGACTTTAAGTGTGAATATGTTGaatccttctctccctctctccctccctccctccctcccactgcTACGATGCCAATCTAATAATCCTGCCTTCAGAAACTGCAACTTCAACACTAAAATAAACGctcaacaaacaaagaaatattGAATGACGACTAGTCAAAATGTGGGCGCATGTGTTGACTCTGAAAATACACGTTCTTACATCTTCACTGTGAAATAGTTTCAAACGAATCACAAAAgcgacccccccaccccaccaccaccttgTTTCCTTTTAgcaaaacacaaagcaggatATGACGTCAATGAACTCTGCACCTAAAGAGCATGTGAGTCAATcatcaggaggaaaaaaacaaacagcacatgtaTACTTTCATGAGAATACTGAATGATAAAATGTacagaatatgttttttttcttcttcttcttcaaacaATCAAAATGAGTAATGCATACCtttgactcttttttttatctcataaTGCCCTAGCTCTAGAACATGTTCTGACACTCTCTGAAATCACAGTATTTTTCAAGACAAAATCATATCTACAATAATCAGTATTTGTTTTCAACCATAATGAAAAAAAGACCCctaccacccccccccccccccccaccaccaccacccgaggacgtgttttttttttaaaataatgagAAGAGTAAAAGGAATACAAGTTTGCGTTGTACTCTGGGGCGGGAATGCGCGCTCAAAACATCCCATCCGCGCATCCGGCCCTTTTTGATGGAGACCATTTAAGGCCAGAGCTCGATGTCTGATAAAGAGAACGATATCACTTCAAAAAACCCAAGGAACAACACATAATCCAAACAAGGTTGCTGTACATAGTAGAACCGGAGATTTTTCCGTGCATGTTATCCATGGGTAATGGCAAGTGCGGGAGTGGGGTTGAGGGGGAAGGTGGTAGGGGGGTAAAGGAAGGgtaggaaggggggggggtgtcaagGATTTCACTCAGCTGATGCCTGAACAGACAAGCCACCACTGATTTCATGAGCTGCAGTAGAGGATTTCTGATTACAATAAGTATCAATAAAAAGTCAATGGGACTCTGAGACATCTTTTCTCTCTCAAGAgctttcctttctcttttttctcgttttctttttttagcaaAAATATCATGCAGTCTTTAGTTCCAAAAACCCCTGGTGGgatcttgtgtttgtttgtttgtttgtttgttgtttttcagcaggaaaaaagaaaactcaaaaCCTTGAAATTCTTCTCTCACAATTATTCTTAAACATTCAAGTCATCCTATTAATACTTTGTACAGCAGAAAGGTCCTTCCGATttcacatgtgtgtatatataaatataatatatagaaATATGCATATACATATGTTCAACttgtatatgtgtatacatATTTTGGAACTGTATCAAAGCCAATTTAATGTGCTCTCAAAATATGGCCCATGATTCCTAGTGGGATGCACATCAATTCACATAGTACAACCAGTAGATTAGGTTGAAAAATCCAAAGGTGATAGGGAAAATGACCCGGGACCACTTGTCAATGGTGCTAACATCTGACAGGTTTGGGATTTTCAACTTGAGCTTGGAGGAGCGTCGTCGTAGCCGACAGTTGGCCCGGCTCCTCATGGCGCTCCGATCCAGCGAGTGGTGACTGAAGCCATCTCGGGGCGCCATGGGCTTTCTGAATTGGACCCcggagctgtcaaaggacatgACCGAATTCCGAGAGTCACTGACACTACTCCCCACGTCAGAAGGCATCACCTCGTTGTTCATCTCCAGTGTGGTGAGGAGGATGTTTCCGTAAGCATCCACCTGGGAGGAGAAGGGAAATGACACCGAGGGTCAGTGGGTAGATACGTTGCTGAAGCGCAGCCCCCAAAATCCCCTTTAAAACTGACACCTATGTTAACCCCCACCCTCCCGTCCCACAAGCTGTCAAGCTTAAGCAAAATGTAGGGATGGTATGGAATGTCAATTCTTGCATGCAACATAAATAGTTAACAAAGAGTTAGTGTTTTTTTCACTTGCAAAATAGTGAAATGTAACTTTCAACAACCTAAATAATAATCTGACTTCATTGTGAGGGCTGGCCTACAGCTGATATGATTGCTAAATCAATGTACCCCAACTTTTCTTTGTTCCTCGAGATACAGATTTCTTCGCTGTGTAAATGACCTGAAGGTGTTGGTTTGAAACGGCACGGAAATGGAGTCCTTgcaatgtgaaaaagaaaaatgaagagaaCATTAAAACGGCTATAAAATACTGGCAAATAAGCACATTATTTTTCAAAGATTACACAATGCATCAGACATTAAGTTAACAGGAACAAGTTCTGAATAAGCATTTAgtactttacacacacacaaaaaaataaaacagagtgAGGGGGGGGCTTCATTCAGTCTGACCATTTTTAACATCCGTCATTGCCAAATTGTTAAAAAGCCAATATTTCCTTGTTTGGATATTTTTTAAGGGTTACGTGTGTTAGCAGAGTGAGAGTGAATAAAGCCTACAGCATAAACATAGACAACAACCTAAATAAGAAATGAGAATGTTTACACCAGTGTTGAGCTAGATGAATAGGTATCTCAATGAAAAGGGGCTATGCTCGATAAAAAGCAGTCAGTGCTTGAGGGAGAAGCAATGGATGATGGTGGGTGAATGCATATTGGGCTGTTGTGGCATCAGTATGCTTCTAGGAGATTACTTTTGGGACAGAGTGGATATGTGTCTGTGGATAAAATGGCTAGAATCCTTATGTTGTTTTGTACTTGAACTCTGACTTGACACAGAGGAGTAAAACAGGCAGCAGAAGAAGGTGCAAACCTGTTCCCTCAGGCGCTTCTCTTCGTATCTTGTGCGCTCGTTGTTCACTTTGTTCAGCCTCTCGTTGAGTTTCTTCTGTTGCGCAGGGCCCCGGCCAAAGAACACGTAATTCACAAAGGCATATTCAAGCAGGgccaggaacacaaacacaaaacagcccATGAGGTAGACGTCGATGGCTTTCACGTACGGAATCTTTGGGAGAGTCTCCCTAAGGTGGGTGTTAATTGTGGTCATGGTAAGCACCGTTGTCACACCTGAGAAcggcagcacacacagaaagaaagaaccGAGCGTCAGTCACAGAAGTCTCCTCACATATTTGAATGTCAATATAATCAACTGCCACTGTAGTTACACTGGAACGTGCAGTCCTATGGTTAGCCGGCTATTTATTTAATTGTTTGATGATTAACTCTGCAAGCTAATTTGAATGGCAcacaatgtttttaaattagGGAAGTTTTAGTGCCTTTTAGCTCTGTGTGAATTGATTTCCTTTGTCAACTCCTGTCAATCAGCCCATCACCTTGGCAACCCTCACCAGTGATTCTGGGATGAGGGGTGAAAACATCAAACCTGATCATGCTGAGAGCTGCACTTATGTGATAGGAGAGGCAGGGGCTTCCATCAGAGCTAGCTAGCGGAATCTATCACTAAAGAGTTGCAGTTATGATGTTCGTGGTGCTGAAACTTGGTTGATGTAGAACCAAgcacacattttgtttgtgtatccTTCCCACTTTTTTTAACAACACTGCCTAATTTGTGGGAAGAATAACAGAAATACCACATCAACATGGCtgtagctgctgtttgtttatagCCTGTAGgcatgtgtgttgttgctgaatCTGTGCCTATAAATATAGACAATTTATGCAGGACCATTTAACATACGTGAGAACTGCATGTAGTTTGATCCTGTGAATATAAGTTTAATAAAGCGGCGCCGGCTGCATCTTACCCAGGGCCACCCGAGCTGCAGAGGCATCGTAATTGATCCAGAAGGAGACCCAGGAGAGGATGGTGATCAAGATGGAGGGCATGTATGTCTGCAAGATGAAATATCCAATGTTCCTCTTAATCCTGAAACTCAGCGAAAGCCTTGGATATGAACCTGTAAGGAAAGAGGATGGAGCGATAGTTTAGAGATGAGCAGGGCAAAAGTTAAAATacatcagagagagagggaaaaaaaggaaagaaaagggaaatgtTGGCACAACTTGAGAGTTCCGAAGTCTGCACTTTGACAACGCGCAGGGTAGTCATTTCTCCATTTGTTCAGATGGAGCACTTAATTTCCCCAAAGCGATGGATTCCTTTCCAGGGACAAGTTCGATTCCAATTAAACATGGCAGAAAGTCGCAAACACGGCAGATTTTTCTGCAACCTCCTATCTCAGCAGGCAGCTCCAGCATCCCTCTGAGAATTgtcacagtgagctgctctgctTTTCTTTCGCACTTTCCCTGTCCTCTAAACATTACCAAAAGGCCATTTTAAAGGTGGATAATAGCAACGCTTTGCTCTATACCTTAAAAAGGTACAGAAAATGTACACTGTTGCAAGACAAGAGTCAattctaatatttttttttatgattaaagTAACACAGCATCAAGATACTGATATAAACACTTCAGGATCTTTCAATAACTACACATCTGTGAGCATGGAAACATGGAAATGTACAGATGGCTGAAATTAGTATTCTCTACTATGTATTCTAACAAGAGTTTTATTTCAGATTGCTTATGATGTCTGATAGATTTCCTCTAAAAAGCTATTTGCTATAGGGGGAACACACATTGATGAATGACCTCATCATCTCAAGGTTCCTGTAAATCTTTGAATGGATCAATACCTTAGCATACATACTTCATCAAGTCTGAGACAAACCAAGTACCTGCCAGATTAATGGCGGCAACAAATGTTCGTGGATTTCATTAAACTCAAACATGATATCTGCACATATATTTTACATTCATCCTCCTTTTAGAAATACGCAGGCAGGCGGCTAAAGTACAGGAAGGTTTTAAATCCCTCGACATCTTATTCCATGAAGTCACATTGACATCTTTGTCAGCAAAAAGAAGAGTTAGATGAGAAAATCAGTACAACTCATCTGTGCACATCTGTATGTTGAATATAAAACCTAACATTAGTTTAGGACTACATCTAAAATAATTACAGTTTTATGGACATTCTGGCGAGTGGGAGAGTAAACAGCCAAACTTGTGAGTTACGTACTCAAACGGCACACAAGCCTGTTAACGTTTTACAAATATGTGAAGATGTCTACCGACAATCTGCTGCACTGAAAAGGAAATTGTCTTTCTGCATGagaaaatataattatattcCCCACAGTGACGATGACATATTCACTCATGGCTGCGCTCACACAgctcacagcagcaacacagatgCAGAGGTGTTTATGGATCGTGTTAGaatcctttttgtgtgtgtgcagactttCAGTCTAATTAGGTCCGAACTCTTCTTACCTGTTGTAAACCTGACCTCCCTAGACACCAAGCGGATGTCCACAATGGAGAACTGAGGTAACTCTAACTTGTCGACGCCCGTGACAGCGTTGTCTCCTCCTTGCCAGAAGAACACAATGTCATCTGTGGTATATCCATCTGTGTCGAGGTCAGGataaatgagaggagagaggagagagagaaggaaataAAACAGGGAGCGTAAATGTGATGAGGAAACAATCATTAAAGTTAACCATGTTTCTATATAAAGTCCATTGCAGGAGTATATGTATAACAGGCAGAGGTCACTTTGACAAATCAAACGTTTCTACATGTGTTGTTGTGAAGTCAATAAGCACCACAGTATCTTTGCTGTGTGTTGACTACACTGTGAAATGGCTTCATGTAAATCATTTTCACCTCTTAATGGTCCCagcgggaaaaaaaaaaagaaaaatgaggtTTAATTTATCTGTCAACTGATGATTTTCCAATTTTTCTACAGAAATCACATATATTCTGATAGAAAGTCTGTAAGTTTAAATCAATAGTTTAAGCAAAATGATTGAGTTTGTTAAATAATAGCTGTGAAATAAGTGTGATAGCACACCAGTCACAGGTGTGGACTCACCACCCTGTAACCATGAAAACGTCCATCTATCCTGAGCTGCAGGCTCGAGTGATCTCGACAAGGGAAAACCCATTTGACGGAGCCGATGAATGTTTCTGTGGGTTGTAATAGAAACACAAACCCATGCGCAGTGTGgcagcaccctgcagcagcCTGCCAACACTTTTCTGTATGGACACACTAACACTTTCATTCTGTATGGCATGAACTTAACATTCATGATGTTCATAATTTATGACAATAATTATTGTGCCTTACAATTAAAGGTTTATTATAGTCCACAGCACCGAAgacagaattaaaaataaaaactgcttAAGAATTATATCTCTGTTCTGCAGGCTCACACTCACATGCTTCACTTTTCATACTATGAAGCTTTATCACTGCACGCATTACGATATGCATGAATATTCATGAACATGCGTCACTTGGCATGACGCTCCCACACATTCTCAACCTGGCAGCGCAACTGAAAAGTGACCACAGCAGTAGATTTATGTCAATAGACTAGCATGCATTCACTGCAGAGTCATTTCTCAGTCCGGGAAGTGTTACTACATTTCACATTCTGCTACCCCACATCCAAGTCACTGAGGGACCGGGATTCATTAACATTAAATCTCTCAGAGAGGTTATAAGGGTAAGGAAATGTGACATTGTCCATGAAATTGAAACAACTGCCTGCCTAATCAATCAAACTGATGTTTAATGTGCACAGTTCACCAGTGCGTAGCTTTCCATGAGCATAAACAGTAGATATTCTTGcaactttttttaattcatcaCATATCCATATTTTTCTCTGCTTACTGACGTCCCTGAGGGTAAATACTCTGCAGTTTTATCttgagctgcaaaaaaaaaccccacaaaatATCTGGTGTATTGAGCAACTGGGTTTTGATTGATGGAGCGGTCAATGAAAATGATCACGCAAATACAatttttaattacactacaaGCACATTTTTCTCTTGGATAATGATTTATCTAAATTAAAGCAtttgggggagaaaaaaaaatgatgcgaAACAACTGCCAATTATTAAATTATGTTCAACTGTGTGCattcagcattttgtttttacatttttcatttaattACACAGATAGAGAAAAAAAGTGTAGTAATAATGTTAAAGCCACATTTGAATAAAACAAGGCACCTGAAATGTTAAAATGGCTCCACTGTTTTAGAGGACAACGCGGACTTTCTGAGGTCAACAGTGATGTTTCTACTGGCATCTTTCCACCCACGTGGCTCACACCTGGCACTGACAGCAGCCCACTGAGCCAACAGGGGAAGAGACAGCTAATGACAGCCAAGAGGTAACATTAGGCAGGGGCACCGTTTTATAGTTGTGTTAACTTTCTGTGAACAAATGGAAGGTCGCTTTTTGGTAtgctatttttaaaaacaacaatgaattattacaacagaacacaggttttatttttttaacagattaTCAGACAACTATCTTGGAGGTCTTGTGTGTCTCCCTGCATTTCTGTATAAGCATGCTTGTAGTTGTTTTGTATCTCTGAAGTCGCTGTGGTCATGTAAGTCTGACTGAAATTTGTGGGTTTGTCACAGTTTTGAGTCTTATGTAGTTGTTTTACGGCACTTTGAGGtggttttctgtctctttctagGACATGTGCACCACAGGCCCTTTAAGTCTCATTGAGCTCCTCTACCTGTGGAAACAGACCTATTCAGCAATGAGTGTGGTTCACCAGGTTATAAACTAGAGATGTGAAATAAgtccattatttttttttcatgtgtgtaaCAATATCTTATTTGCATTAGAAGCACTttcaaattaagattaagatagATTAAGAGCACCATGAAAGAGGCCCCTGATTTCCTCATTCAACAATGCAAGAAAGGAAACagctgtatttgtatttttagatgCAGTAAATAACAGTAATACTGCCAGATACTTCACGTGTTATATCACCAAACCAAGTATATTGACATGTGGGTGATTATTTCTTGAATAAATCATTCCTAATGAACTCTGAAACAAGTGCTGAAGGGCTCCTAACCAATAACTAATTATTACTTTCTCATTATTGACATATTGGTTACAAATTACATGTCCTGCCTACAAATTACCTATTAAAATGGTCCCTGCAGGTGTGAAGGGTGAAGCTAatattaaactttatttatttattgacacATGGCACGCATTAGCAAAGATGCCAAATATTTCACTAATGCTTCCTCTAAATGGTCCCACAggaatatattatatataaaaaccCATTACCTTTTAAAGGTAACCTGTGATCGTTTTAAGTTAACTTTCTGGTGTTGCTGATGTTGCCATTTGAAGGTTGATGTAACATCAGCTTGGATGCCCTTGTTGTGAGAACGCAGTTATGAAGACAGGTGTCCTGCATTACTCACAGCTTTCAATTTCCAGGGTGCAGTTCTGTTCATCCAAGGGGTATCGCCGTAAGTCCATCATGCAAGCAGCAGTAGTGGTTattctgagaagaaaaaaaaaaagacggaGCTGAGACATGAGGATCTGCGTAGACGAGAACACAGagaataacatttttttttctcctgacgGAGAAGGTTGAGAGAGAGGTCATGGTTTAGCATGATGCACAATATGATGAATCACCAGCATGCCCACTATGTACTCAAGTACTTTAAAAGTAATTattttgtggttgtttgttgAAAACAtaaaagtgcagcagcagcagcggttcAATAATTCATGCCGGGCTTTTAAGCTTATATTATAGCAAAGACATTTTGCCAATACCCCGTTTGTCTTAATGGCTTTGAATGTATGTAGCTGTGTTTTTCCTTA from Parambassis ranga chromosome 14, fParRan2.1, whole genome shotgun sequence encodes the following:
- the gabrb4 gene encoding gamma-aminobutyric acid receptor subunit beta-4; translated protein: MSVAKTTVDKLLKGYDIRLRPDFGGPPVIVGMSINIASIDSISEVNMDYTITMYFQQSWRDKRLAYGELNLNLTLDNRVADQLWLPDTYFLNDKKSFLHGVTVKNRMIRLHPDGTVLYGLRITTTAACMMDLRRYPLDEQNCTLEIESYGYTTDDIVFFWQGGDNAVTGVDKLELPQFSIVDIRLVSREVRFTTGSYPRLSLSFRIKRNIGYFILQTYMPSILITILSWVSFWINYDASAARVALGVTTVLTMTTINTHLRETLPKIPYVKAIDVYLMGCFVFVFLALLEYAFVNYVFFGRGPAQQKKLNERLNKVNNERTRYEEKRLREQVDAYGNILLTTLEMNNEVMPSDVGSSVSDSRNSVMSFDSSGVQFRKPMAPRDGFSHHSLDRSAMRSRANCRLRRRSSKLKLKIPNLSDVSTIDKWSRVIFPITFGFFNLIYWLYYVN